The nucleotide window ggcTCCCCCTCGAAGCTCTTCCAGGACTCGCCGCTCCGAAACGCGTCCCCCAGCAAGTACGCTGCGCTAGAtttggccgccgacggtgacTGGCCCGGGCTGCTGTTCGAGTCCAACGAGCTCATGTCCCATACGGAAACTGGCCCTTCTGACTTTGCCGGTCTGGACATTCTGCAGGGCTTCGAAAAAATTGGCGCTGGCGTGCCGGCGTCGAAGCAGGCCAAGGTTTCCAAGCCGAGCCTGGCCCGGAGCTTCTCTACCAGGTTCTGAAAAGGGAACGGCTTTGTCTTTTGGCAGGGGACATCACAGCGCGAGCGAGCATTAATTACGATATAATGATTTGATGAGGACGCGCAAATGGTGACGGCCATGCGTCCTGGCGGCGAATAAGCACACCAGGGTACTCGGTGCGGATTAGAATGGGCAACCCGGGGAATTTCGGCGCGCGTGGGCTGGGATTTCGCCCACTTTGGCTTCACGGCTGGATCGCGACGGTAATGAGTATACGCAAGTACATAGATGCGGACCCaagggccgggcgggcgacacGACACGAACACTGGAAACGGGACACACCTGGAAATGGGATCAATCACTGGTTTTGGGCTTGGAGCTTGTGCTTTTTTCTGGTCCTCATGCTTATACGACGGGCGTCTGGTTATGACGGTATTGGGCGTGGGAAGGGTGAGGAGGCTTGTTTGGGTATTGCTCGAGTTTTTGTTGTCTGGATCACGCACGCACTCATGGGTTTTTTattgttttttttttggacCGGCCTTTATTGGAGATGGCGGCTGGATCAGCGTTGGGGGTCAGAGCGTTTCGGGTCACACACGGGCTCAGATTGACTTGACTTTGCAAAACGGGTGCGGACACGGGTGCCTTTGACGCGCCTCTGAAAGTTGAACCAAGTTCCATTTGCACGACGCAGTGACGAGGGTTCCCCTATGTGACTGACGCTGGGTCTGACTTGACCGCATTGCTATGCTTTGGCTCACCACCATGTATATCTCGTACGGACGCCAACTCGGGTATCTAAGTGCAACAAGAATCGCGCCTCCGTTGGAACAAACAAATACCCCTCTCCCCACACAGAACCCAGCTGATCCCCCAAAACGCCGTATCCTAGAACAACAGTCGTCCACTCCAGTgttgtgtgcgtgcgtgcatgcgtgcgtgcgtgttGTTCATGTTGTTAAAAGCAACAAGACCACCACGCGAGGCCATTCATGCCGGGTCCGATTTAGTATATGCGCATGCGGGCGGCCCAGCCCGTCTCCTTTTGCTGGTCGACGGTAATCTTGAAGGGGAAAGGGTTGCCGCCCTGCGAGGTGATGGGGGGGATGTGGTCCTTTTGGGCGTTGGCAAACGTGACAATCTTCATGGCCGTGGTGAAGAGGGTCTGCTCCATGGCGCGGCGGACCTTGGCGCGCTCTGCAGGAAGAAGAGTTGCGTAAGCAATCGTCACTAGAGAAGAAaagggggaggaaggggtCGGGGGGCAGCGGTACCGCTTTCTGTGCGcggctcggcgacggtgacctTGACGGTCCAGCACTCCCAGCAGACCTCTTCGTCTCCGCGCGAGAGCCAGGTCTTGCGACGCTTCTTCTCGAAGAACTGGACCGTGACCTGGCCcctgcctccgccgccgccagtaGTGGTGAAGgcggtgttgttgttgctgttgctgttgctgttgctaTAGTTTTGGCTGTGGCTGTGGGTGTTGCTGttgcgctgggcgtcgagctggcgttcaagggcggcggctcgctggTCGATCATGGTCTcgagctcgtcatcgtcgacgtaGGGGAGGGtgaggtcgaggacctcaCGCGTGcggggggcgagggaggggaagaagCGGGTGAAGAAGATGGTATGCAGGATGCCTACAAAGGGGACGCGCGAGAGGCGCCAATGGTTAGCAGGCAATGGACAAGCAGAAGGGGGGATGGACGAAGATTTGCGACGGGAGTTTTCCCCCCGGCgcgttgggggggggagtcGAAGCGAGACGCGGTACTCGGGACATGGTGGCAAAAATGCCCACGACAAGCGGGTAATACGCAgatggcgggggcgggggaggggaagggggggagggaccACCAGTTGATAAGAAAGAGAAGGACGGGGGGGTTTGgcttggccggccggcaggcgATGAGGCCCTGACGCAAAGGGAAAGACATGCTAGACAAGGGCTCTGCTCGGGGCGAGGGGAAGGGCGCGCACCTTTGACGACGTCTCGGACAGATCGCGGGTCggcgaagacgtcgaggatgaACTCGGGAGGGTCCTGTGGAGGCTGggcttgttgttgctgttgctgttgttgttgttgttgctgctgctgggcatgAGGGTCCattgcggcgacggcggtcgtcgtcgtcgtcgcagcgaACATGGACGGCGATGGGCCCTCGAGCAAGACTCGGAGAGTGAGGGAGGAGAGAGCCGCCGAGAGATTGCGGTTCGGGGATCTGTTCCTGCCCGCGAGGGGCGGgcgaagcgggcggcgcgcgcacgtATCCGTACTTTTTTCCTTGTTGGTGAGTGCTTCCTCTCTTCAATGGGCGGGTGGGTGAGTGGTCGGGGGGGCCGTGGATAAAGCAAGTAAAGGTGAGGTAAGAAGAGTAGTAGCAGCCGTGGTAGATGAGGccgtggcagcagcagcagagagGATGAGTAGATGgatatgtgtgtgtgagtgcgtgtgtgtgtatgtgtgtgcaGTGTGTGCCACGGAGGCGGGGTGCGACACGGCGGGATATGATGTAGGAGAtattgggggggggggggggggggccgctgTTGGCGGAGGTCTGGTCGGCAGCTGTCGAGGAAAGGTGGGCGCAGAGATGCGTGGTCAGCTGGTATCCGACGTCAGAGAGTAGCCAGCCGATGAGATGAACGGACGAAAAAACAGGTGCACAGCCGGTCTGGTGGTggccctccctctccctcgtggcggacggtggtgggggaggggggaagggagggggagggaagcGCCGCcggatccatccatccatccatccatccatccatcatcgaTGCTCGAGGGCGGAGGATTGGGGGGGAGCTGGAGGGGctgcgggctgctgctgctgctgttgctgctggcgcgtACAGTGGGCGCACCTACTAGCAATACCAAGGTAAGCCTCCATACTTAGTATTTAGCACTAGCCGGTCGATCACAggctgtggcggcgccgtcgtcgccgtcgtcgtccggggGGGGCCATCCACTGGGTCcgggggggatgggatggtggtggcattGTGGGAGCCGCATCACTCGCTGCATCTTTGCGGTGACAAAAGGCCGACTAACTTACCAAGTtcgctccctccctcccgcgtGAGTGCCTCCCTGCTTTCGTCCCCCGTCATGGTGGTGTGCGTGCAAGAGAACATGGAGGGCACAGATACTCGGGGTCAGATGGAGGAGCGTCATGGCGCCCAAAAAAAACCCCTTCACCGTGCTTCTCAACCTTGACTCAAGGCCGCCTGTTCCTCAAGGCAGGGGAggcttaatataataagcgGGCTTGTTGAGGGCAGTGTCACATCCACTCATCGACGCGAATAGATGGAGGAACGGAGGAGGCGAGCCCGTGTGAGCCGCCCAGTGCAACTTTTTATCAGCGGGCATCAGCGGGCAGTTGGTGCAGcatgggcagcagcagcagcaccgggagcggcggcagcaagcagccccAGAGCCGGCCAGGCGAGATCGATAACAAGACTTGCCGGAGGAGACATCCAAATGATGAACCCCATGTGTTACTACCTCAGTAGGTGCCCCCCCAGCTGGAGCCACGGACTCACCTCACCGGATTGGACGCCctgtcgccggcgccggctggcaCCTGAAAGCACTGAGCCACAGGGCCAACGTTTCCAGCGGCAGagccatccatggatgcatgCCGCCCCGGCTCAAGGTACCCGACCAGCGAAACCCGCAGGAGTAGGTACTTGCCGAcgggtggggggggggggcatgtgagggcgcggcgccggacAGTTGAGTCCTCCCCCGTCCACCAACCAGCCTTACCTGTCGAGGCTCCACCGCTGAGAGTGGCGCTCGGGAACCGAGGCTTCGGCTCGCGGGGAGAGACGCCCAGCCCCAGAGCTCTCTGTTGGTACTGCTTGCTGCATGCATGCTGAAGTGCCCTGACAGCAGAGAGACGGGCCGCCACGGAACCGTCGTCACTACCCTTGGaaccaccatcatcatcatcgtcgtcgtcttcgtcgtcgtcgtcgtcgttgtcgtcgttaccatcaccatcgccaccgccaccgccaccactcCCGTCGTTGCGACCCGACCAATCCTCCGACTTTCACTCGATCGATCCTGTCCTCCCGAGAGGTCCACGCATAGTCGCCCTGCCCGGACTCTCTTGCTCACGCACCcacgcacgacgacgaccgccccATCCCCATGGCAACTACCTACTAGTCAACGACAGCGCGCGACAACAGCTCCCATTGATGACTTGACGATACCGAGGAGCGTTTCCCCCGCCGACCATC belongs to Purpureocillium takamizusanense chromosome 1, complete sequence and includes:
- a CDS encoding uncharacterized protein (COG:S~EggNog:ENOG503NVUK); protein product: MFAATTTTTAVAAMDPHAQQQQQQQQQQQQQQAQPPQDPPEFILDVFADPRSVRDVVKGILHTIFFTRFFPSLAPRTREVLDLTLPYVDDDELETMIDQRAAALERQLDAQRNSNTHSHSQNYSNSNSNSNNNTAFTTTGGGGGRGQVTVQFFEKKRRKTWLSRGDEEVCWECWTVKVTVAEPRTESERAKVRRAMEQTLFTTAMKIVTFANAQKDHIPPITSQGGNPFPFKITVDQQKETGWAARMRIY
- a CDS encoding uncharacterized protein (COG:S~EggNog:ENOG503NVUK), with translation MFAATTTTTAVAAMDPHAQQQQQQQQQQQQQQAQPPQDPPEFILDVFADPRSVRDVVKGARPSPRPEQSPCLACLSLCVRASSPAGRPSQTPPSFSFLSTGILHTIFFTRFFPSLAPRTREVLDLTLPYVDDDELETMIDQRAAALERQLDAQRNSNTHSHSQNYSNSNSNSNNNTAFTTTGGGGGRGQVTVQFFEKKRRKTWLSRGDEEVCWECWTVKVTVAEPRTESGTAAPRPLPPPFLL